The proteins below are encoded in one region of Aestuariivirga litoralis:
- the xdhA gene encoding xanthine dehydrogenase small subunit: MALSFLRRGKMVQVENFVPDTMLLDYLRLTERSRGTKEGCNEGDCGACTVVLGDLVNGSVQYKAVNACILFLGQIHGKELITVEDLAEGGKLHPVQAAMVETHGSQCGFCTPGFVMSLFALGHQKQNVSRDDILLAIAGNLCRCTGYKPIVDAGLKACNKLSDKFSADAKQAAAALQSIANEDLFIGNEDSFFAAPASGAALATLAAKYPQARIVAGATDIGLWVTKLMRPQKQIIYTGRATDFAEVKVSGDGISVGAGATYTAALNALSSHAADFGSVVRRIGSTQVRNSGTIGGNVANGSPIGDTPPMLIALGATLTLRNGEATRAMPIEDYFIAYGKQDRVPGELVWQIDVPKLKANQQFKAYKISKRFDQDISAVMAAFRFTLDGDVISEARIAFGGMAATPKRATKTEDALRGKTLAQALSITLDDYAPLTDMRASAEYRRETAAALLKKALLELQGETQTRVLVA; this comes from the coding sequence ATGGCGCTCTCCTTCCTGCGGCGTGGCAAAATGGTGCAGGTGGAAAATTTCGTACCCGATACGATGCTGCTGGATTACCTGCGCCTCACCGAGCGTTCGCGCGGCACCAAGGAAGGCTGCAATGAAGGCGATTGCGGCGCCTGCACCGTGGTGCTGGGCGACCTGGTGAATGGCAGCGTGCAGTACAAGGCCGTCAATGCCTGCATCCTTTTTCTGGGCCAGATCCACGGCAAGGAACTGATCACCGTCGAAGACCTCGCCGAGGGCGGCAAGCTGCATCCTGTGCAGGCCGCCATGGTGGAAACCCACGGTTCGCAATGCGGCTTCTGCACACCGGGCTTTGTAATGTCGCTGTTTGCGCTGGGCCACCAGAAACAGAATGTTTCGCGGGATGATATTCTGCTGGCTATAGCCGGCAATCTCTGCCGCTGCACCGGCTACAAACCCATCGTCGATGCTGGCTTGAAAGCCTGCAACAAGCTCTCCGACAAATTCAGCGCCGATGCCAAACAGGCTGCCGCCGCTTTGCAATCCATCGCCAATGAAGACCTGTTCATCGGCAACGAAGACTCCTTCTTCGCTGCCCCCGCATCGGGCGCGGCGCTAGCCACTTTGGCCGCAAAATATCCGCAAGCGCGCATTGTCGCCGGAGCCACCGATATTGGGCTCTGGGTGACCAAGCTGATGCGCCCACAAAAGCAGATCATCTATACAGGCCGCGCCACTGACTTTGCCGAAGTCAAAGTGAGCGGGGACGGAATTTCTGTCGGGGCCGGGGCCACCTACACAGCAGCGCTGAATGCGCTTTCATCGCACGCAGCAGATTTCGGAAGTGTTGTGCGGCGCATTGGGTCAACTCAGGTGCGCAATTCGGGCACGATTGGCGGCAATGTCGCCAATGGTTCGCCCATCGGTGATACGCCACCCATGCTGATCGCGCTCGGCGCCACGCTCACCCTGCGCAACGGTGAAGCCACGCGGGCCATGCCCATAGAAGATTACTTCATCGCTTACGGCAAGCAGGACCGCGTGCCCGGCGAACTGGTCTGGCAGATCGATGTGCCCAAACTGAAGGCCAATCAGCAGTTCAAGGCCTACAAAATATCCAAACGTTTCGACCAGGATATTTCCGCTGTCATGGCCGCCTTCCGTTTCACGCTGGATGGCGATGTGATCAGCGAAGCCCGCATCGCTTTCGGCGGCATGGCAGCAACTCCAAAGCGCGCCACCAAAACGGAAGACGCATTGCGCGGCAAAACACTTGCGCAAGCGCTGTCCATCACGCTCGATGATTATGCGCCGCTCACCGATATGCGGGCCTCCGCCGAATACCGGCGCGAGACGGCAGCCGCTCTTCTCAAGAAGGCGCTGTTGGAATTGCAGGGTGAAACGCAAACCCGGGTTCTGGTCGCATGA
- the xdhB gene encoding xanthine dehydrogenase molybdopterin binding subunit: protein MARPLAQVGRSLKHDSADLHVQGLANYVDDIPEIEGTVHVAPGYAKDAAKGKITKLDLSAVRAAPGVLAVFTAEDIPHTNGCSPVGRDDDPVLARGEIAFHGQVIFAVVGETRDAARRATRLAVIEVAKEKPAVSVADAVAMGTQDISPPYAFNSKNLAGALKASAHRHKGKLTIGGQEQFYLEGQVSYVVPQEKGGMFVHCSTQHPTEVQHLVAHMLGIDDALVTCECRRMGGGFGGKESQAAQWACLAALTAYKLNRPAKCRLDRDDDMIMTGKRHDFEAEFEVGVGKDLRIKGVSVDLFGRCGYSADLSDAICDRAMFHSDNSYFYPEYHIGTRRLRTNTVSNTAYRGFGGPQGIIFADAMMEQLAISLGIDALELRKKNLYVRGRDVTPYGQKIEEHVLVNLVSELERTSQYAKRRKEITKFNKQSRWLKKGLALTPVKFGISFTFTQMNQAGALVHVYTDGSVHLNHGGTEMGQGLYQKVAQVVAEVFSIDVERVNITATRTDKVPNTSPTAASSGTDLNGMAAFNAANTIKARMTEFAAKLWKVKPAAVKFENSVVSAGKKAMSFTQLAQAVRAARISLSSTGFYATPKIHWDRPSGKGQPFFYFANGAACSEVLVDVLTGEMKVTKVDILQDVGRSLNPALDIGQIEGGFVQGMGWLTTEELVFDAEGRLRTHAPSTYKIPCASDVPEHFKVVLYQSKGNKEDSIYRSKAVGEPPLNLPVSVWCAVMNAVASLRPGVVPDLHAPATAEAIMKAVKSMGAAA, encoded by the coding sequence ATGGCCCGCCCCCTCGCACAAGTTGGAAGGTCGCTGAAGCATGACAGTGCTGATCTTCATGTACAGGGCCTTGCCAATTACGTCGACGACATTCCCGAAATCGAAGGCACGGTGCATGTAGCCCCCGGCTATGCCAAGGACGCTGCCAAGGGCAAGATCACCAAGCTGGACTTGTCCGCTGTTAGGGCTGCACCCGGCGTGTTGGCGGTTTTCACTGCCGAAGATATTCCGCATACCAATGGCTGCAGCCCGGTGGGCCGGGATGATGATCCCGTTCTCGCGCGCGGCGAGATTGCCTTTCATGGCCAGGTGATTTTCGCTGTCGTGGGTGAAACCCGCGATGCCGCGCGCCGTGCCACGCGCCTTGCGGTGATTGAAGTGGCCAAGGAAAAGCCGGCTGTCTCGGTGGCCGACGCGGTGGCCATGGGCACCCAGGATATTTCACCACCCTATGCCTTCAACAGCAAAAACCTCGCCGGCGCATTGAAAGCCTCTGCGCATCGCCACAAGGGCAAACTGACCATCGGCGGGCAGGAACAATTCTATCTCGAAGGCCAAGTGTCTTACGTCGTGCCGCAGGAAAAGGGCGGCATGTTCGTGCACTGCTCCACCCAGCACCCGACCGAAGTGCAGCATCTCGTGGCGCATATGCTGGGCATTGATGATGCCCTGGTCACCTGCGAATGCCGGCGCATGGGCGGCGGTTTTGGCGGCAAGGAAAGCCAGGCGGCACAATGGGCGTGCCTGGCTGCCCTCACGGCCTATAAGCTGAACCGCCCGGCCAAATGCCGCCTCGACCGCGACGACGACATGATCATGACGGGCAAGCGCCATGACTTCGAAGCGGAGTTTGAAGTGGGTGTCGGCAAGGACCTGCGCATCAAGGGTGTCTCCGTCGATCTCTTCGGCCGCTGCGGTTACTCAGCCGATCTGTCAGACGCGATCTGTGATCGCGCCATGTTCCATTCCGACAATTCATATTTCTACCCCGAATATCACATCGGCACGCGGCGCCTGCGCACCAACACTGTGTCCAACACTGCTTATCGCGGCTTCGGTGGCCCACAAGGCATCATCTTTGCCGATGCGATGATGGAGCAACTCGCCATCTCTCTGGGCATTGATGCGTTGGAGCTACGCAAGAAGAATCTCTACGTCCGGGGCCGCGATGTCACGCCCTATGGCCAGAAGATTGAAGAGCACGTGCTCGTTAATCTCGTGTCCGAGCTGGAGCGCACCTCGCAATATGCCAAGCGCCGCAAGGAGATTACCAAGTTCAACAAGCAGAGCCGCTGGCTGAAAAAAGGCCTCGCACTCACCCCGGTGAAGTTCGGCATCTCCTTCACCTTCACCCAGATGAACCAGGCCGGAGCACTGGTGCATGTCTATACCGATGGTTCCGTGCATCTCAATCACGGCGGCACCGAGATGGGGCAGGGGCTTTATCAAAAAGTGGCGCAGGTTGTGGCCGAGGTTTTCAGCATTGATGTGGAGCGCGTGAACATCACCGCCACCCGCACCGACAAAGTGCCGAACACTTCACCCACCGCCGCATCCTCCGGCACTGACCTCAACGGCATGGCCGCTTTCAACGCGGCCAACACCATCAAAGCGCGCATGACTGAATTTGCCGCCAAGCTGTGGAAGGTCAAACCCGCTGCAGTAAAATTTGAAAACAGTGTGGTGAGTGCCGGCAAGAAGGCGATGAGCTTCACCCAACTGGCCCAGGCCGTGCGGGCCGCGCGCATCTCGTTGTCCTCCACCGGCTTCTATGCCACGCCAAAAATCCATTGGGACAGGCCATCGGGAAAGGGCCAACCCTTCTTCTATTTCGCCAATGGCGCTGCCTGTTCAGAAGTTCTGGTCGATGTGCTGACCGGCGAGATGAAAGTCACCAAGGTGGATATTCTTCAGGATGTCGGCCGTTCGCTCAATCCGGCGCTGGATATCGGCCAGATTGAAGGCGGCTTCGTGCAGGGCATGGGCTGGCTGACCACCGAAGAACTGGTTTTCGACGCGGAAGGCCGCCTGCGCACCCACGCGCCTTCGACTTACAAGATTCCCTGCGCCTCGGATGTGCCGGAGCATTTCAAGGTCGTGCTCTATCAAAGCAAAGGCAACAAGGAAGACAGCATC
- the uraH gene encoding hydroxyisourate hydrolase has product MGRLTTHVLDTATGKPAAGLAIEVWRGGERVKVITTNDDGRADAPLLEGDDLSTGRYELRFHAGDYLRSSGIELPEPLFLDVIPISFGISDASAHYHVPLLLSPFGYSTYRGS; this is encoded by the coding sequence ATGGGAAGACTGACGACCCATGTGTTGGATACCGCAACAGGCAAGCCAGCGGCGGGCTTGGCCATTGAAGTGTGGCGCGGCGGCGAGCGTGTCAAGGTGATCACCACTAACGATGATGGCCGCGCCGATGCGCCGCTTCTCGAAGGCGACGATCTTAGCACCGGGCGATATGAGTTGCGCTTTCATGCCGGCGATTATTTGCGTTCTTCAGGCATCGAACTGCCCGAGCCGCTGTTCCTTGATGTGATTCCGATCTCTTTTGGCATCTCCGACGCAAGCGCACATTATCATGTGCCGCTCCTGCTCTCGCCCTTCGGCTATTCGACCTATCGGGGCTCGTAA